One window from the genome of Spirochaetota bacterium encodes:
- a CDS encoding CsgG/HfaB family protein, with protein sequence MFKRVIVSLLIITAVFAAEKKPRVAVLAFNAKGVSTLEAETVTELFSSELVSSRAFDVLDRANMDNILKEQQFQQTGCTETACAVKLGKLLNVEFMIYGSVMNVGDKFYVSANMINIETSKIEKSGKEIADSFKEINSAIRRLIEKLTGVTMEESEKGTKIKYFGRITSVNGNEVTMNAGYDDGVRPGEDYIVLSGRKVKRRNDQSGMMENVNERTEIGKLRFVTVNATDSKGYITAGFVPAGSMVDLKTVTVNNVSPLAVSLVSIISPAAGAFMVKDNLGGQILGVSLELYRAFFVFDLIFIRQTYVPWVGDTYRGGITQWLYSSGGYLSAEAFVIAIVYLSGTVVNVVISTIAANYNASKYDELSKFAYGNELSPISFAIVPTPNFDGMSARFALRW encoded by the coding sequence ATGTTCAAACGCGTGATCGTATCGCTTCTCATCATTACCGCGGTATTTGCAGCCGAAAAAAAACCGCGTGTTGCCGTGCTTGCGTTCAATGCCAAGGGTGTGTCGACGCTTGAGGCTGAGACGGTGACGGAATTGTTCTCGTCCGAGCTTGTTTCCTCACGCGCTTTTGATGTGCTAGATCGGGCGAATATGGATAATATTCTCAAGGAACAGCAGTTCCAGCAGACCGGCTGTACGGAGACCGCCTGCGCGGTGAAGCTCGGGAAACTGCTTAACGTGGAGTTCATGATATACGGCTCGGTCATGAACGTCGGTGATAAATTCTATGTATCGGCGAATATGATAAATATTGAAACGTCGAAGATAGAAAAGTCCGGCAAAGAGATCGCTGACAGTTTTAAAGAGATAAATTCAGCCATTCGGCGTCTTATTGAAAAGCTTACCGGCGTGACCATGGAAGAGTCCGAAAAGGGCACGAAAATAAAGTATTTCGGACGGATCACATCGGTGAATGGGAATGAAGTGACGATGAACGCAGGTTACGATGACGGTGTACGCCCCGGCGAGGATTATATCGTTCTTTCAGGGAGAAAGGTCAAGCGGCGCAATGACCAGAGCGGTATGATGGAGAACGTCAATGAACGCACCGAAATAGGGAAGTTGAGGTTCGTGACGGTAAATGCGACCGATTCAAAGGGGTATATCACGGCAGGTTTCGTGCCGGCTGGAAGCATGGTAGATCTTAAGACTGTAACCGTAAACAATGTCAGCCCATTGGCTGTTTCATTGGTTTCGATAATATCTCCCGCTGCCGGAGCATTTATGGTCAAAGATAATCTTGGTGGACAGATATTAGGTGTGTCTTTGGAGTTATATCGAGCATTTTTTGTTTTTGATTTGATATTCATCCGACAAACCTATGTGCCTTGGGTTGGTGATACTTATAGAGGTGGGATTACCCAATGGTTATATTCATCTGGCGGATATTTAAGCGCTGAAGCATTCGTTATCGCGATCGTTTACTTAAGCGGAACTGTAGTGAATGTGGTCATATCGACAATTGCAGCAAATTATAATGCAAGTAAATACGATGAGCTTTCCAAATTCGCTTACGGCAATGAACTTTCTCCGATATCGTTCGCAATAGTACCGACACCGAATTTCGACGGAATGAGCGCGCGGTTCGCGTTGCGCTGGTAG
- a CDS encoding ORF6N domain-containing protein: MNDEEYTILRSQIVTSRWGGRRYAPYAFTEQGIAMLSSVLSSKRAMQVNITIMRTFTRIRSMLASYEELKTRLNEMDKKYAKQFTIVFEVLEKMLNEEIMPKRKIGFIQKE, from the coding sequence TTGAACGATGAGGAATATACTATTTTGAGATCACAGATCGTGACCTCAAGATGGGGCGGAAGACGCTATGCTCCGTATGCGTTCACCGAGCAGGGTATCGCCATGCTTTCAAGTGTTTTGAGCAGCAAGCGGGCAATGCAAGTGAACATTACGATAATGCGGACATTTACCCGCATACGCAGCATGCTCGCGTCGTATGAAGAATTAAAAACAAGATTGAACGAAATGGATAAAAAATATGCCAAGCAATTCACCATTGTTTTTGAAGTTCTTGAGAAAATGCTGAACGAGGAGATCATGCCGAAGCGAAAGATAGGTTTCATACAGAAAGAATGA